A single Cottoperca gobio chromosome 5, fCotGob3.1, whole genome shotgun sequence DNA region contains:
- the prkag1 gene encoding 5'-AMP-activated protein kinase subunit gamma-1: protein MECIPLAIDDLEGKKDPIIEDPEHNVYTRFMKSHRCYDLVPTSSKLVVFDTSLQVKKAFFALVSNGVRAAPLWDSKKQCFVGMLTITDFINILHRYYKSPLVQIYELEEHKIETWRELYLQDSFKPLVSISPNASLYDAVSSLLKNKIHRLPVIDPLTGNTLYILTHKRILKFLKLFISEMPKPSFLRRTLEDLNIGTFQNIAVVRTDTPLYTALGIFVEQRVSALPVVDDKGRVVDIYSKFDVINLAAEKTYNNLDLTVTKALQHRSQYFEGVLTCNRNDTLEAIINRLVEAEVHRLVVVDEQDVVKGIVSLSDILQALVLTDGEEGTV from the exons ATGGAGTGT ATTCCATTGGCTATTGATGATCTTGAGGGCAAAAAGGACCCCATCATAGAGG ATCCAGAGCACAATGTGTACACAAGGTTTATGAAGTCCCACCGGTGTTATGACCTCGTACCTACCAGCTCCAAACTGGTTGTGTTCGATACATCACTCCAG GTCAAGAAAGCTTTTTTTGCCCTCGTTTCTAATGGGGTAAGAGCAGCGCCTCTGTGGGACAGCAAAAAGCAGTGCTTCGTTG GTATGCTGACCATCACAGACTTTATTAACATCCTACATCGCTACTACAAATCTCCATTG GTTCAGATATATGAGTTGGAGGAACACAAAATTGAAACATGGAGAG AGTTGTACCTTCAAGACTCTTTTAAGCCCTTGGTTAGCATATCTCCCAATGCGAG TTTGTATGATGCAGTATCATCCCTGCTAAAGAATAAGATCCACAGACTGCCTGTAATCGACCCCCTGACAGGGAACACGCTCTATATTCTCACACACAAGAGGATTCTCAAGTTCTTGAAGCTTTTT ATATCAGAGATGCCAAAACCTTCGTTCTTGAGACGAACCTTAGAGGACCTGAACATCGGAACATTCCAGAACATAGCAGTGGTCCGCACAGACACACCGTTGTACACGGCGCTGGGTATTTTTGTTGAGCAGCGAGTGTCGGCGCTCCCCGTTGTGGATGACAAAG GTCGAGTGGTGGATATATACTCAAAATTTGATGTTATA AACCTGGCAGCAGAGAAGACATACAACAACCTGGATTTGACAGTGACCAAAGCCTTGCAGCATCGTTCTCAGTACTTTGAAGGAGTGCTGACCTGCAACAGGAACGACACCCTGGAGGCCATCATCAACAGACTGGTGGAGGCCGAG GTACACAGGCTGGTGGTTGTGGACGAGCAGGACGTGGTGAAGGGAATTGTGTCCCTCTCAGATATTCTCCAGGCACTAGTGCTGACTGATGGTGAAGAGG GCACAGTTTGA